The genomic stretch CGAGAAAACGATGCCCGTCGTCCCACGGGATGGCGGGTATCTCAACAAAGGAGATTTGTTATGGATTTAAAAGATTTATTCCGTCCCGTACTTGACGCTATTGAAATCATTGATGGCCGTCTTGCCTCCCTTGAGGAAAGATTAGATTCCTCTTCTCATCATTCAGGCTACTTAACCACCCCGCAGGCTGCTGAATTTCTCAGCCTGTCTCCCCAGACTCTTGAAGCTTGGCGACATAATGCCGAAGGGCCTCGTTATATCAAGCTTGATAGGGTTGTCCGCTATGCTTTGGACGATCTGATTAATCATATGGATCGTTATCAGATTAACAATGGGGAGGAAAAGTAATGTTTTGGTATTTGGACCCGTTAGCAAAGCTTCCTATCCGTGGTTATCGTGAGGCTTGTTTTTATTGTGGAGAAAATACGACTACCATGACGACTATTGTCGGATATACTGACGCAAACAATTGGTTTCCTCAGCAGAAGGTTGCTACTTTTGATCTCCCGACATGTGGTGATTGTTATTCCATTTTGACTGCTGGTGGTCATTCTGCAAAAGTAAACTCAAGGATTATCAACTACCTGAAGCGTAATGTTTAGGGGGAGAAGAGTATGAATGTTTCATTTAATTGTACCTCCCCTGATTTTGGCTCAATTCCCGATGAGCTGAGGAGTGCTGACTCGTGGATTGTTTGGAAGGCGAAGCCAAATGGCGAAGGGAAGATTGGCAAGATTCCTTACTCTCCGCGCACAGAAAAGCGAGTGAATGCAACTATCCCTGCCTCTGGTTGTTCGTTTGAAGAAGCTAGCAAGGCATATCGTAATGGTAAGTATGCTGGTTTGGGAATCGTCATGGGCGTGGTTAAGAATCTTGTTGGTATTGATCTCGATAACTGCGTGTCTGCCGATGGGGTGGTCGAACCTTGGGCTCAGGAGATTGTAGACGCCCTTGCCACGTATACCGAGTTCAGTCCCAGCGGAAAGGGGCTTCGGATTTTCGGTTATGGAAAGCTTCCTCCTGGTCCTAGGCGGAAGGGAACCATTGAAATGTATGAGGAGAAGCGGTTTCTGACTGTGACTGGCGATGTGTATGTCGATCAGATTTTAGGAGAACCATATTTAATTCGTAAGTTTCAGGATGCTCTTGACTCTCTCTATAGTGAGGTCTTTGGTTCGGAGATGAAGGAGGAGGGCGATTGGCAGTTTGATCTTGATGATTTGAGGGGGCTCTCAAACATTTCTGATGCAGATGTGGTCCGATTTGCACGTGAAGGCAAGAAGGGCGAGGCTTTTTCGAGGTTGTATGATGAAGGTAATACCGAATCGTATGGCTCAGGGTCAGAAGCTGATCTTGCTCTTTGCAATATGCTCGCCTTCTATTCGGGAAGAGATCCGGACCAGATGGAACGCCTTTTTAACTCTTCTGAATTGTGTCGGTCGAAATGGGTAAACAGGCGAGACTATCGAGATCGTACCATTTCAAAGGCTATTAGTTCCTGTAAGTCAGTCTTTGGTCCTCAGTTATCTCCTGAGGATGATTTTGATGACAATCCCCCTGTGTGTGAAGGTGGCGATTTTTCTGAAGGGTATACATATGCACCAGAGTTTCCTCTTGATGCATTGCCAAAAGATATTACCGGTTTCATCAAGGATAACTCCGAGCGTATGGGATGTCCTCCTGAACTGATTGGCGTTCCTTTATTAGTTGATCTTTCTGGGTGCATTGGCAGCCAGCCTCGACTCATTCCGAAGAAATACAATTTTGAATGGGAGGTAGCTGCTTGCCTTTGGGGGCTTGTTGTAGCCCAGAAAGGCAGCAAGAAGTCTCCTGCACAAAAGGTAGCTTTAAGACCCCTGTTTGATATTCAGGCGAAGAGCCTGAAGCGCTATAAGGAGGAAGTGGCTGAGTGGGAGCGTGCTGAAAAGGCTCGCAGTATGGCGGCCAAGAATATGAATGGAACCCAATCAATTGACGATGAATATTTTGATATTGAATATCCTGAATCAGAGCCTGTCCGTATTCAGCCTGTTGTAAATGATGTGACTATTGAGGCCTTGGCAATGATTATGGTGAACAACCCAAGATTGACTTACGTGGCTGATGAGATCTCGGGACTTCTCAGAAATATGGGGAGGTACAGTCGTGGAAATGATAGGCATTTTTGGCTTCAGGCCCACAGTGGTGGGCCTTATAGCAGTAATAGAAAGGGGGGAGGGGATGTCTATGTCAAAGAAGCTCGCATCAGCCTCATCGGAGGAATCCAGCCAGCAGTACTGAAAGAACTTTTTTTTGGAAAGCAAGGAATTGATGATGGCATGCTGGAGCGGTTTGGATTGATTGCATATCCAGACATCTCTGTGTTTAAGGGGGTAGATCGTTATCCTGATGAGATGCTGCGCATTAAGTATCATGAGGTTTGTAACAAGCTTTTCAGTGCTGATTGGTCCAAAGAGCTTGGGGTTGATCCAAAACACATCGAAGAATCTGTTTGTAATCCTATCCGTTTTGATTCTGACGCACAAAAGCTATACAATGAATGGCTTGAAAATCATACGGAATCACTGAGAAGCCTTGCCAACAGTCCTGTGCTGGGGTTTGTAAGTAAGGCTGAGGGGTTGATGTGCAGCCTTGCTCTTGTTTTACATCTGACTTCATGGGCTTTAGGTGATGTGTCGAATGTTCGAAAAGTATCCGTCGAAATCCTTAGAGGGGCAATTCGGCTGATAGACGACTATTTCTCTTACATGTGGCGCAGAGTTGTCTTTGAGCCGCGGGGAGAGTGGCTGACTGGAGTGTGTCATCGGCTTAGAGCAAAAGATCTCAAGAGCTTTACTCGAAGAGAGCTTACTAGGTTGGGATGGGGGGAGCTTAAGGGAGACTTGGTTGACAGGTTCCTCAAAGAGATTCTCGCAAAAGGGATGGCAAATCAGGAAGAGAGGAAGGCTGGAAGCAACGGTGGACGTCCTTCAATTGTTTATCATCTGAAGTAGCGTCCGGGCTTTGATGGTTTCGTCGGTTTTGTCAGTTGTTTTTTAAAGATTGTGCGCAACATGGATGATCTGTCACGATTTATAAAAGCCTTCTTTATGTTTTATAATATAATGATATTATTGTATTATTGTAATGCCATATGATTTATGTGCTTAGTTGATGAACTTGCTGACAAAACTGACGAAACATGTGTGTAGAACGTCGTGTAGGCATTTTACCCCGCTTACGAGTGTAGGACAACGCGATATGCATTGAACTGGAACGGTTACAACATCGAAACCAGGAGATGCGCATGCGATATGTTTTAGATACTTCGTTTTGCAAAGAGTTGGAGAATGGTAAGGCTGAAATCACGAGTCTTCTGATAGAGGTCAATTCGTTTGCCGGCGTAGCTGAGGTCGGAGGGCAAACGTATCAGTTCTCATTGTCTTACGGTGTCATGGAGACCGATTGCCCTCGTTCGTTCCGGCAAGACCTCGTAGAATTGATTTATATATGTGGGCTCCAATCTCTTCCGAGGGCAATATTTGATCAAATGGACATGTTAATTCCCTCTAGAGGAGGGATGGTTTTTAGAAATTTACCCGGAGCATGAATCTGACCTCTTAACGCGCGCGTGCGAGGCTCTTGAGCAAGAGCAAGGGATTAACAATCATCCTAGTGATCATCTTAACAGCTAGAAATTGCTAATAGACTGGTATCACACATAGTAAGAAGCCTGTTTGGGGGCCTGTTTTGATGATCGTTTTGTCCTTATGGAAGAGGAAAGAATCAGAACGTGGAGAAAATAGAGAAGGCAGACGTCGTGTTTAATGATGACGGTGCATCAAAGCACAGTAATGTGCACATAATTGCTGTCCTCGGGCTATCTATGAGTGTTTCGGTGGTGGTCGTAGGTATGTGTTCGATCGCGGCTACCTAAACGGTCTTCGGCCAAATCGATAGAATTTGGAGTGGTGATATTTCCGCTAGGCTACACTTACACCGAGTTTAGCCAATCTTGCTGTGAATTCGTCTTGGCTCATAGAGTTTCGTTCGGATTTGCCTTTGAACGCTCCCACCTTGCAAACGGCATACATTGTTGCAAAACCTTTGCGGTTGTGAATATCGAGCATTTCTTCGGCTTTGGTGTATGAAATGCCGTCGACCAAATACAGTCTGCTCAAATCGATTTCTTCCTGCGTGAATTTTACTCCGTATCCGTTGTTCTGCATGAAATTGTGTGTGGGTGATACTTCGAAGAGGCTTTCTTGGGCGCTATGTCCTTTCGATCTGACATAATCCAAAAAGCTGTTTAAATTCATTGATCCCTTAGCTTGGTCATCCATAAAACCCAAATCCCTACATACTTTCATGCTGGCATAACCATTTTTTCCGAAATGCCCACAAGCGGTTTCTGCGGCAGGGTAAGATACGCCATCAACAACGTAAAATTTAGCCATCAGTAATTTGTTTTCTTTCATGGATGATTATACCTTGCTTCGGGGGATTTTTTTTGAATTAACTATACAATCTGTGTTGTTGATAGCTGGCTTAGGTCATTATTAGAGCCGACTATGACTAGGTGTGTCCTTGCTCTTGAAAAGCCAATATATTGGAGTTGTTGATTAGTCGTAAGTTGCTCCGTTGCGACAATAACTACAATTGGTCTTTCTAATCCTTTAAATCGTCGAATAGTGTCAACCACTACACAATCAGACTGATCGGTATGACTGTTGTCGAACGAAATGTCTGGCAACCTGACAATCAATTCTTGCTTAAGTTGTTCTGCCTCTGTTGCTATTAGGATAGCGATATCCTTTGGCGGTATCTTTTCTTTTTCAATGAGTCGCTTGATTGTTATCGATGTGACATCAATTGGGGGTGTGATATCTGCTGTTTTCAGCCACTCGACGGGATATCCGTCCGGGCCGGTCGGATGAAGTGGCGTCCCTTTGTACCTAGTTTTGATGATGTCAAAAATATGTTTGGAATTTCTCAGGTTCTTGTTCAGTGGGATATCAATCGAGTTCGTATCTTGCGGAAGAGACGGTTCACCGTAAACAGCTTGATTGCAGTCCCAGAAAACTCTCAACTTTGCATTTTCTTTCAGCAGGCCATCCAAAGCGACCCACCAGTGTTCCCTGAAATCTTGGCCTTCATCTACAATGATCACATCATATTTCATGTGGGACAAGATTTCGGTGGCGTTGATCAAAGCTTCTGGCAATATCTCATCATAAAAATCCTTCCCAGGTATCTTTTCTAGCGGTTGGCCTGACTCCCTTGCCAAGTAGCCGCATAATGAATGGAAGGTGTGAACGGGGATATCTGGATAGTCGGCTAGGTCTTTCTGAATCTGTTTGGCTAGGGCGCTGTTATAGCAAACAAATAGTGTCGACAGTTCTTCCTTCGAACATCGAATGGCTTCTTCTTGCGCCAAGACGGTCTTGCCGGTGCCGGCTCCTCCTGAAATGGCTGCCCGTCTAATGTTTTGAATACTGTTGAGAATGATGAATTGATTCTGTGTCAAAGCCGTAATGACTCTGTCGTTGTCATCAACATCGAAAATGAGCGGTCTGTGCAAACTTATGGGCTGAGCAAGCAGTTCCTCTAAGGCCGCGATTCCATGACTTCCTATGGGGTTGCAATTGTTTGCAGCAGCGTTCGGGCAAAGTCTGTCTTTGATCCAAGTCTTGAATGAATTGTTGAACTGGTTGCCGTCGCAGAAGATTTCTCTTGGCATATCTGCACCGAGGTCATGCGCCGGGACTTCGCAGTCGGGAAAAATGACACCATGGCAGAGGTGAACCCAGTGGGTTGGCCATGAATTGGTGTCTTTGAGTTTTCTTAACAGGTTGTGTTTTGAAGACCGCGCTTGTTCAACAGGATTTTTTATTGTGTGGACAATCTGGTATCTATCTGTAGAGGTCCATTTGGAAGAGGCTGGGTCATGTGAGATGACTCCGCCTTTAACTTCTATGAAAAGTACACCGTATTGCGGATGGGCAACAATGAAGTCGCACTCGCCATCTATTTCATTTCCTTGGGGGGTCAAGCCATGCCAAGGTCGAGAATAAAAGACCACATACCCCGGGCCAAGCTCGGATTCGAGTTTGTCGAACACCTTGCACTCGGCATTACGCATTGGAAAATTCCGGATATCCGGAGGTATGGTCCGGGGCCACATCTTAACCATCAACTATTCCTCATCATGTTTGAAAAGAAACCGAGCTCCGGTTCGTCAGGGAGGCCAATCAATAGTGCCCTGTCCAGAAATCGGTTGAATTCTTCACAGGACGTTTCCGGGGCCAGTACGCAAGAGTGGCATGCCGACAAGGATAAGCTGTCAACACCGCACATGAGACCTTCAATGCAAAGAGGATCGGAGGAACACCACTCTATCGATTGGATGGCACTTTCGACGATGTTGCCGATCTTGTTCGACTTACCTTGCCTTTGCAGCCCCCCAAGCGTTCCATCGGCATCGGAGGTGGAAGTGTAGATAAGTACACCAGCCATGTCTTCCTGATCCACATACAACCGTTCCCGCAATGCCGCACTCGAATATCCACATTCCATGGTCAGTTGCTTCATGAGGACATGGGCAAACGTGTGTATCAGCAGAAATCGTGGAGTAATGGTCCTGTCTGGGGCTTCTTCATCATGCATTTCCTTCCATTGGCGGACGTACATTGATTGAATTTCCTGGGCACGCTTGATAGCGGTTACCTCTTTTTCCCACTTTTGAAGAGCTTGGGGGCTGAAGGAAATGTATATTCCTTCTCCTTTTACTTCGACAGCCGGAAGCCATTGTTTTTTTTCCGAGTATATGGGGGCAATATTCTGGCCTTCTTCTCCAGCCGGGAATATGCGAGTAAATCCTTTCAAGGCCCTAACTTCCCTGAGCCGAACGAGACGGACGATGCGATCAAAAAACTTTGCCATGGTTGCTGGAACATTTTCATGCCGCATTTCGAAGTTCTGGGATTCATCTCCGGGATTGGACGATCGGCAAGAGAATTGACGGTGCTCATCCACACGTAGATTCTCCTTGTTGGAAGAAGCTACTAGGCGTTTGTACTCTTCGACCTGTTGAGCCAAGCTTTCTCTGGTGAGATCTAGGGCTTCCATCACATCCTTCAGCCCTGCAACTTCCAGTTGTTTGATGAGTTTGATTCGGCCATTCATGTCCTCAACGTTTTCGAGCGCTCCCCAAAATTGTCCAACTTCCTCCGGTAGGCGGTTGGACCATGGCGGGATGCTCAGTGCGGTTTCCATGACAGGGAAGTACATGTTTGAAGCACCACGTTGCATGACCCTTGGAACCAATTCGCATGGCGTGGGATCTAGGTCTCCAAGCCAAGGTCTTTTGCCTTTGCATTTGAGTTTTTTCTGCTCCCAGGTTGTAGAACTGAATATTCCTTCCAGCGGTTTGCTTGCTTTGCATTTGGTGCAGCTGAGAACAAGACCAGCAAGACCGGGGCCTTCAGATTTCAATTTGAGAAATCCATTTTCCCCATAACAGTCGTTCTTGTTGTGTCCAACCCAGCTGTGCCATGGGAATTCATCCAAGTGGCCATTGGCGCAAGCCATGACAAAACGAACCGGGACGACAAATATTGT from Pseudodesulfovibrio profundus encodes the following:
- a CDS encoding helix-turn-helix transcriptional regulator, with the translated sequence MDLKDLFRPVLDAIEIIDGRLASLEERLDSSSHHSGYLTTPQAAEFLSLSPQTLEAWRHNAEGPRYIKLDRVVRYALDDLINHMDRYQINNGEEK
- a CDS encoding phage NrS-1 polymerase family protein; this encodes MNVSFNCTSPDFGSIPDELRSADSWIVWKAKPNGEGKIGKIPYSPRTEKRVNATIPASGCSFEEASKAYRNGKYAGLGIVMGVVKNLVGIDLDNCVSADGVVEPWAQEIVDALATYTEFSPSGKGLRIFGYGKLPPGPRRKGTIEMYEEKRFLTVTGDVYVDQILGEPYLIRKFQDALDSLYSEVFGSEMKEEGDWQFDLDDLRGLSNISDADVVRFAREGKKGEAFSRLYDEGNTESYGSGSEADLALCNMLAFYSGRDPDQMERLFNSSELCRSKWVNRRDYRDRTISKAISSCKSVFGPQLSPEDDFDDNPPVCEGGDFSEGYTYAPEFPLDALPKDITGFIKDNSERMGCPPELIGVPLLVDLSGCIGSQPRLIPKKYNFEWEVAACLWGLVVAQKGSKKSPAQKVALRPLFDIQAKSLKRYKEEVAEWERAEKARSMAAKNMNGTQSIDDEYFDIEYPESEPVRIQPVVNDVTIEALAMIMVNNPRLTYVADEISGLLRNMGRYSRGNDRHFWLQAHSGGPYSSNRKGGGDVYVKEARISLIGGIQPAVLKELFFGKQGIDDGMLERFGLIAYPDISVFKGVDRYPDEMLRIKYHEVCNKLFSADWSKELGVDPKHIEESVCNPIRFDSDAQKLYNEWLENHTESLRSLANSPVLGFVSKAEGLMCSLALVLHLTSWALGDVSNVRKVSVEILRGAIRLIDDYFSYMWRRVVFEPRGEWLTGVCHRLRAKDLKSFTRRELTRLGWGELKGDLVDRFLKEILAKGMANQEERKAGSNGGRPSIVYHLK
- a CDS encoding NERD domain-containing protein, producing MRNAECKVFDKLESELGPGYVVFYSRPWHGLTPQGNEIDGECDFIVAHPQYGVLFIEVKGGVISHDPASSKWTSTDRYQIVHTIKNPVEQARSSKHNLLRKLKDTNSWPTHWVHLCHGVIFPDCEVPAHDLGADMPREIFCDGNQFNNSFKTWIKDRLCPNAAANNCNPIGSHGIAALEELLAQPISLHRPLIFDVDDNDRVITALTQNQFIILNSIQNIRRAAISGGAGTGKTVLAQEEAIRCSKEELSTLFVCYNSALAKQIQKDLADYPDIPVHTFHSLCGYLARESGQPLEKIPGKDFYDEILPEALINATEILSHMKYDVIIVDEGQDFREHWWVALDGLLKENAKLRVFWDCNQAVYGEPSLPQDTNSIDIPLNKNLRNSKHIFDIIKTRYKGTPLHPTGPDGYPVEWLKTADITPPIDVTSITIKRLIEKEKIPPKDIAILIATEAEQLKQELIVRLPDISFDNSHTDQSDCVVVDTIRRFKGLERPIVVIVATEQLTTNQQLQYIGFSRARTHLVIVGSNNDLSQLSTTQIV
- the drmB gene encoding DUF1998 domain-containing protein codes for the protein MAKYELGDLRRSMVIMNAAPGAVVDFRADGAPISAVVAGQDAWDRFFPPVGLANPQVVYEERLQKKLKVEGFRLPPVRPSDEVKRSKEKGWNPRALTAVRFPDWLQCPQCNRIAQAKYWGDEPGRPWKKCSPCSVEAGETIFVVPVRFVMACANGHLDEFPWHSWVGHNKNDCYGENGFLKLKSEGPGLAGLVLSCTKCKASKPLEGIFSSTTWEQKKLKCKGKRPWLGDLDPTPCELVPRVMQRGASNMYFPVMETALSIPPWSNRLPEEVGQFWGALENVEDMNGRIKLIKQLEVAGLKDVMEALDLTRESLAQQVEEYKRLVASSNKENLRVDEHRQFSCRSSNPGDESQNFEMRHENVPATMAKFFDRIVRLVRLREVRALKGFTRIFPAGEEGQNIAPIYSEKKQWLPAVEVKGEGIYISFSPQALQKWEKEVTAIKRAQEIQSMYVRQWKEMHDEEAPDRTITPRFLLIHTFAHVLMKQLTMECGYSSAALRERLYVDQEDMAGVLIYTSTSDADGTLGGLQRQGKSNKIGNIVESAIQSIEWCSSDPLCIEGLMCGVDSLSLSACHSCVLAPETSCEEFNRFLDRALLIGLPDEPELGFFSNMMRNS